The following is a genomic window from Nicotiana tabacum cultivar K326 chromosome 3, ASM71507v2, whole genome shotgun sequence.
ATGGTTGTATTGAATGCGTCGACAACCAATTTGGCCCTAGTAGTTAAGGTAGCTTCTAGTTGCAATTTGAAAAGTGAGAGTCCTAGGCTTATTGATTGTTCATACAGCCATAAAAATTTAATAATGAAATTCAAATGTTGTCCTTAGTGTAAGGGAGGGAATTGATTTTCAAGTTTACATGCATTTCAAATGCTTTGGACAAACATTCTATAATGGCAACAACCACATTTCCTCTCTTTATTTATTCCATGTGGCTACAGTTTCACctaattttttcttaatttgtgCATTGACTTCCCTTACTTTTGGAGAACATTATGGCCTATTGGTactaactactaactactcatgaCTTCTTGTGTCAATGTAATCAAAACTATATTCTCTCTCTTACACACATAATTCCACCAGTTGTGTTTGACAATTGTTGTAAAATGATGTCAAACAAATCATTTTCACTAATTCACGAAAATCTTGAGGACTTATCTTATATCCAGTGACAATAAAAATAAAGTTCAATCAGTGACCGTGTGATCCTCCAGGTTGCGGGTTCGAACCGTGAAAATAGTTTCTTACACAGTAGCGGATGCACGTGGTGGTAAGCGGGTTCAATTGAACGTGTTTCATCAAAAAATAATagtgtgtatatgtataaattatgatTAAAGCtacataaattttgtataaatattttatttgaacccactcgacaactactattttacgactaaagttatgtacttctaagattgaacctGCTTCCACAAAATCCTGGGTCTGCCACTGCTCttacagaaatgcagggtaagactgcgtataaTAGACCCTTTTGGTCCAGCCTTTCCCCGAACTCCGCGCATAGCATGAGCTTAGTGCAGCGGACTGCTCTTCAATGAGAGCAATTTAACATACTATAAACTTTGACTTGTCTTATTTTTTAAGTTATCGCTGATGCTGATATTTACGTCTTTATTACCTTTAAAATGACTTAATATTGTaaaattatttatgatattaGTATATAATGGTACAGTATGAAACATAAATACCATTATGGTTAATTTTTGTCAGGAACTGCCGGAATTTCAAAGAGCAGATGCAGTGAGCAGTATGGTATATGAAGCCAATGCAAGACTGAGGGATCCTGTATATGGCTGTGCAGGAGCAATTTGTCATCTACAAAAGCAAGTGAATGAGCTCCAAGTACAATTGGCTAAGGCACAAGCTGAGATTGTCAACATGCAATGTGAACAAGCTAACCTTATGGCCCTTATTTGCATGGAAATGACACAATCTCCACAAGCATCACCACAACATTATTCCTTGGGCCATCTCACTAATATAACATATGGTAGTTCACAAAGCAACATGACCTTCCTTGATGATAACAGTTTTGGATCTTTTTCAGAGACTCTTTGGACATGATTAATGAAATACCATCACAAGTACGGCcggcttatatatatatatatttgaacgaAAATATCGTGTCATTGAGCGGAGCCTGGAAGAAGATATGTTCATCTGATTGAAGCTGTAATATCTGTACTGTCAAATTAGAGGGTTCTAATTGACTCCTAGTTGAGGATTTTCACCAAGTTAAAGTAAAAAGAACAGTGAAATTTTTTACCTAAATAAAGTTGATGTAACTTATTTTAGTGGAACgaaatcatataatatgaatcagATCTTGAAAGATTTGAGTCTAagttagataatttttttttattttctaatggATATGAATTATGATAAAGCAAATGAAGTTGACGGGCCTTGCTCCCGCCATAGTTGATAATGACAAAATGTTATTAATCTAATgtaatttttttcttctaataCGAGCTAGTCCTTTCCTAGTGCTCAATATTGAATCTAATATAATTAGGCCAAACATTTTGGTCACCTAATGATTTTACTATTCCATGTGAATTCCCTTTCAAATGAAGGCTTTTAACTCTCTAAGTCTTTGGTCCTGAATGCTTTAATCTTTCAAATCTATTGTCCCTTTCCAGTTTCCACACATGAAATGCTTACTCCTGTCTCATCAGTTAACCAACAATGTCTTTTCACACACAACCTGTGTCGGGCACAACTGCAAAGTCATTTCCTCTCATGGAAAAAGAATTCTTGAAGGTTTGTTAAACAACTTATTTAGAATTATGATATCTTTTTTCTTATGTTTCCTTAGGCCCAATTGTAGTTTGAAGAGAAAAGgataggaatttttacctcctatagcaaaggtcaacaccttatttattttaaataaataccatttaaaaaaattatattctatagataccttttaaggtttatagcaaaatgtttaattttggttacctcctagccctaagccactaaatacgctaatcagttacactattttctttctctctctactttgatacatcccagAGGAAGGAACAGATGACGTAGCAGAGCTTGTCTCCACAATTGAACCCAGAGTCTTACGTTCTGATCGTATGATAGCAGCATCTCTTCTCAAAGAATTATCTTCATCAGCTGCAACGTGACTAATTGGTAAAACTTGCGAATTGTTTCTTTCGCGAATGCGGTCTGTGAGTGACGCTGCAAGGTCCTCAAATATCTGTTGTGCATTTTCTAATTCCGATGAAAGAGAGGCAGCACCCTCTGATAATACCCTCGGAAGACGGTATAGTAAACTGGATACTAGGTGGATTATTTCGTTGCTCAACGACGGATtcgccggaaattagggtttgttcttgaacaaagacgacggagtttggggttAAGCAACTTggttttctgttaatatatttcaacgTATCACGctatattttcatgtatttcattgtattcattgtcgttttttcattgtaattcaatgtatctcattgtattacatgtatttcattgtattcactgtcttttttttcattgtatttcaatgtatcccgctgtattatatgtatttcattatattcactgtctcgctatatgccatgaatgtattcatatgttttttttaattaatataatttatgtactaagatgtattatataatttctctgaagattacTATgtatttggggtatttttcggttgagaatcttttttataactgaaaatacaaattttgtgtgttataattgagtttgttgagttatattaggagtctattatggtAATtaattcactttccgttttaaaaacagtgtaatcccctttttcacgccatgaatacagtcgaatacaataatctgtccagctgtaatcccatgtttcactccatgaatacagtcaaatacactcgaatacaacaactgattagttggacttccctgattcacgcctatttttgttactgtattcatgaatacaataacttaaatacatcaaatacatcttataaccacacaaaaggtatctataattcgtaatatagcaaatgatatctataaatgactaattactaccaaaagatagtgctttatgaaaatttctcaaaaagATATAGTGATACTAGATGGTGTGCCCATGCTGTGTACGGGCTATGCCTAACATCACTGTACGAAAGTTGTCCGACACTGAGAAAGATAATTTTATAGTTGTTTTAATTGTTTAGTAGGATTACCCGCAAAAACGGAAGCAGTACCATCAAGTTAAACAAAAGCTTCATACTGTGGACATTCATCAGTTTTGAATAAAGTTGTACAATTACACTCTTGAgctttgtttacccttaaaactgaataacaattaaacttataagtggttttaaggatatgtgatttcacttggcacaaactgagaaatATGAGAATTACTGTTAGAAATTGACTGTAAAATAGAGCAAACCAATATAATGAGCGGTTATGGCCTTCGAGCTAGAGTGCCCTCGAACCAACAGAGTATGCTAAAAAAAATTATGAACTGAATAACAGAGCTTAAGAGACAAAATGTAGTGTATTGCTTGGTTATGCGTGAATATCATAATGATTACAAAATGATTAGAacaccctttatatagtagaggaattctacttATGTTACAATTCTAAATATAGAAGGGAATCTCATGATTGGCCGGTCTTGACTCGATACGTGCTGAGATTTCAGCCACGATCCTTGCCCGATCATGGATATCTCGACTTTCTGTTATTCGGTTCAGCAGGCTTCCTTCGATCTCATTCTGTCTCTATCTCGCTTCGGTCTCGATCAAGGCTAGTCTCGATTTTGACCGATCAACGACTCATTAGCTTAGCAATCCATCTCCGTGTCATGGTTCGATGCAATGCGAGGTCGAGCTTTGTTCTATCACATTGGTTTCGATTAGCCATACAAAATTACGGAAGCCTGATTCTGgacgtatacagatagtccccttattttttggagtgtaatgacaagaaacgaattgagtctTCGAACTTTCCCTTGGTTTACCATGACATAAGCATCGTGATGTAAGCGGTAGAGGTAACCGAAACACCCCGTCAGTTCAGTTTCCTAGGCAATTAATGCGCGTCAGTCGACGGTCAGCCACTACCAGTATTGAACCATCGTTTTGAAACCAGTAAATAGCCACCTTCTTAAttctttcaaactttactttcaatttCCATTATCCTAATCTCCACAGTTCTATGCACTCTTCAGAGCTTCCTATCTCCAGATCATTGAGTTTCTTTGCTTGTTTTTCCCAAAACACCAAATATCCCAATCTCTATTCTTCCTTGCTTAAAATGGCCAAAATATCTTAAACCATTCCGCGAAAGGAGACTACTTCATCGTCACAGTCGGCCGGCGAGGAACCGGCGGTGGAGCCACGCTGTGAAGAGTTTTTATCCGGAGGGTGTGTTCACGATTCTGGTTTCAAGGTTGAAAAGACTAACTCGGTGCCAGGCCGATGTGAGCCGGTATagaggtatatatgctcgataaccgaAAAACTCTTCTTCCAGGTTAAAAAAGATTGCAACTGTGGCAGAAAACACATGGTAGTGCTTGCTCCAGAAGAGGCAATCACCAGTCATGtagaagggttcttaagtgtttacacttaccctttcacgttctGCAAGAAGTACGAGGTGACCCTTGGTCAGATTCATCCctccttttggaggatagtgataTTACTCCGTTTCTTCTCAAGCAAAGTCGATGGGCTTCCCTTCACCCTCAACTACCTCATACGCCTATATAGcccccgactctatcgagggAGACTAATAAAACTTCAACGTCGAGCCACTAAGGCACATTTCTCCTTCATAGATGAGGACAAAGACCGGGGATGGATGTGCCTAtttgttcgagtgaagacctTAGACTTGATCCCGGCTGAAAGTATGCCATTTACTGAGAtttggaatatgaaacgtaagtatgaCTCCATCCTTAATTCCTGTTTATCGTCTTCATTTTTTCACTCTTTCTTATCAATGTTTTACTGGATGGAGTTGTTGCCTGGATGCTAGGTGCGGTCCCCCAAATCGAGGACTGGGTCAGGAGCTTGATATCACAATCGAACCACACTGAGAGTACATGGCGTGATTTGGCGAGGGGTCGATGGGAGGCTAGTAACAATGGTAAGTTTCTCTCCTCGACTTAATGATTTGACCAATGTTCGAGCAAATTTCCTAActtacttattttttttcttttgtaggtctTGGGAAGGAGGAGATGATGAGGCTTCTGTCTGGTGATGAAGAAGTTCCTCCCCCGTCATCTTTTTCAAAGCTGGTAGGGAGAAAAAGAGGAAGATAGTTTCGACTCTTCAAACTTTGAGGGGCAGAAGCCCAAAAAGAAGACAACCCGTAATCCCAAGGGGGACGTCATCGCTTTAACAATGGACTCAGTCCGTCGGCTACTAGAGGAACCTGAAGAGAatgaagaaaagaatgaagattATTCTGGGCTGGTGGCCCATGCTCGAGCTAGCATCGAGGTTCTGGCAACCTCGGAATCGGTAGGAGTTGACACTGCTCCGCTTAGGCTAGATGAGGTCGAGGGGGAGACTTGGGCCCAAGAGGAATCGAAGATGCTTTACCTAGGGGAAAAGAGATCGTTGAAGAGGTGGTGGACATTAGTGTAGAAACCGGGCTTGAGGCTCCCCAAGACGGAGGCAGTACCTCAAAGGACCCGCTTGGGGCAACAGAGATCGAGGATTCCCCCTTGTTTCCTTCAATTTTCGATTCGATGATACGCGATGCTCAGGCCATATAGATTTGTCACGGGGAAGGAGCCCACACATAGAAAGATCTTTTTCATGGTTATTTTGTTGAGGTAGAGCATGACACCAGTCTGGGTGACTTGGATATTCCGAAGAAATGCTCGCGCAAGGCTTTCTCAAGTTTTAAACTGACCAATAAATTTTCGGTCCCTAGTGCCGATCCCAGGTGCAAGCGAACAGTTGTTATCACGGTCCTGGATGATGCCTGGGTTCTTGCTGCCCCTGTAGGGTTGGCCAGTTACCTCCAATGTTTTGTTATAGAAGAAGATCGAGCCCAAATGGACGTAGTGGGAGCGCTTTGTCTTTTCAACGAAGCCCAATAGGCTCTAAACCAAGTAATTCCTCATTTCCCTATCAATTTTCATACTTAGATTTTTCTTCCTTTGTATAACTTTCCCTTTTATGTTTGCAGTCTTTGGTGCTTCATCACAAGGGTTTCCTCCAATTCAGGGGGGGGCTAAGTCGGCATGAGGCTGAGGACTGAGGGCTTTCTGAGGAGAAAAATGCCTTCAAGCTTCTTAGTGATCAAAGAGAAAGGGAAACTAAAGGCCTTCATGCTGAGCTAGAAATGGCTAAGAAAGAACACACCAAATTGTCTGAGCAGGTAAGAGGAATCTTTTAAGTTAGAGACGATGACTCGGTCATGGTGACAGATGGTCCAAATCCGTAGGTCCAACAAAATCTCGATATGATCGTGCAGCTTCGCGAGGAAGTAGAAGCTGTAAAGACAGAGGACGAAGAATGTAAAAAGTATATGGATCGCTTGGCCTCAGAAAAAGAGACTGCCCGGGCCCAGCTGGCCTCGGCTGAAATCCAACTTTGAAGTATGACAGAGAAAACCTTGGCGTAAGCCAATAAAATTGAGGAGCTCCAGTTTGAGCTGGGTTCAGTAGATTCTGTTCGGTGAAACTAGTCATAGAGCTTGAAGCGGCCAAATCGGGGGTCAAGAAAACCAAAGCTGATGCTGATACTGTGGTAGCTATCTACCGGGCTGATACCAAGGCTTCTCAGGCCTGAGCAAAAGAAGATGCTGAGGTCGCTCAAATTCGAGCAGAGAGGATCGCCGAGCACGCTAAGCTTCAATCTCAGAGGGgaaccctcgaggaaatccacaCTCAGGGTTTCAATCTTTCAACCGAGATCGAGAGCATCAAGAAGCTTGAAGTGAAATCTGAGAAATTAGCTTATCTCGATGATGACAAATCTGAAAGCTTGAGCGAATCCGAAAGCGTAGAAGACCCACAGGATGGGGATACCACTCCCGGAGATTACCGGGACACTTAAGCCCTTAGtttctctatttctttttttGTCGAGGTTGTTTTGGCCTTCTGTAAAAAACTTCCATCGGGCTGTGTTGCCCTTGTAAAAAAGGTCTAAATGAATATATAAACTTTTTCCCTATGAATCCGTTGTATTTTTCGTTATTTCATATAAGGGTCAAAATGCGTTAGAATAAGATCATGAAGTTGTGTTCGAGGGTCTAAGGTTTGGGGAAGACAAGACCGATAATAAGCCTCGCCTTTGACCTTTTCTAATCGATGGACCCTAAATAATAACTCGAACTTGAGTTTATGTAGCCCTTAAGCTTAGTGATCGAGTAAGGACATGCTCGAAGTCGAAATTAGGTAGCCCATAGGATTACAAGTCATGTGAGAAGGATCTCTCGAACTTGAAGTGAAAGTAGCCTTTAGGCCTTTGAAAATATTGTATTTGGCCGATCTAGCCTTTGTAAAATAAttgtttaattatatatataaggCCTTTCTACCCTTTTCGGCTTTCAAAGTTTTCCCTTTGCTTATCATTCGAGAGTTTGAACAATTTTGTACTCTTTAGAGTTTTCgaagccttttatgattttgccGGGGGTAGCCCTTTTAACCGGTTTGTTAAAGAATTCGAAGGCCTGATTTGTTACAAAATTTGGACATCTCCGAGCCTTAGTTTGGGATTTTCTCCTTGGACTTATTTTCCTGTTATACTTCGAGCTTGACCGAAGTGTCAGTCctcgagtggggtggccgtggcctataaaaattGAGAGTTTCCTAAAAGGTCTTTTGATGTCGAAGTTTTAATAATTCGATCCCATTTATTTTTCGGATGGTAGTCCCCTAGCGTAGGTGTAATTATCTGAACTCTGGTTATGATGGGCCGTTAAGCTTGTTTACATAATAGATCgagagtatgaaattgtaaagtagagAATTTTTTGTAAGGCATGAGATATTggaaaggaaaaatacatctctttataatttattatacatgtgtacatgttttgtgctagggctcgagcaaactatgCGGGCACGAGTCGTTTGACCAGTTTGGTCCTTATAAATTTTCCTATTGAGACCCTGATGTAATGAGTAATTTCCTCGCAACAAAATTGACATTCGAGGGGTAATTCTcccagtattcaaggttgatttCAAAGAAGCAtcggatactattgaattgttctaagttagcacgatcagtGGTTGCCTAATTAAAAGCCTcaccggaaaacccatttgggacaaagcTGGTCAACGCGGGCTTTTAGACCTAAAGACTTCGTGATGAGTGAGTCCATTGTTGTTTCTGATCGAACACCAGCAAGCGTTAgcttaaaatataaatgaaaatggaaggggtcttaccttagcagtagtattgtTTTAAGTGTGATATGTGGCAATTGCTTGGTAATTATTCTCCATTCAACgtgccgagcttgtaggatccttttcctatgatttcgagaacctggtatggtccttcccagttcggacctaATTTTACTTCATTCGAATTtcgagtgttgagggtgacttttctaaGCACCAAGTCCCTAGtgttaaaatgtcgaagattggctcttcgaatCTAGTACCTTTCGACCCGCTAGTTTTGGGCGGCTAATCGGACGAGGGCAACTTCGTGTCTTTCATATaacaattctaggctcgtattcacaGCCTCATTATTTGACTCCTCTATTACATATCGAAatctgatgctaggttctccaaCTTCGACGCCACAAAATAACGAGAATAGTGTTGCTTTGGtagtggatttcgatgttgtgtgGTATGCCCATAGAACTTCGGACAATATCTCTCTCCACTTCCCTTTGGCGTCGGCCAATCTCTTCTTAAGGTTCTAAATGATGGTTTTGTTGATAGATTTGGCTTGTCCGTTCCCGTTGGGATGATAAGGCGTAGATAGGATTcatttgatcttgtgatccttgagaaatttaGCTAATTTATTGCCAATGAATTACTTTCTATTATCATATACGATCTCGGAGGGCaccccgaatcggcatatgatgtggtcccaaatgaaatctgtgacttttttttctctaactttctcAAAATCCTGTGCTTCAacctattttgaaaaataatcagtcataaataaaataaactgagctttacctagggccgatggaagagggccgacgatggccattccccatttcatgaacaacCATGGGGATAAGATCGAATAGagctgctctccgggttgatgaatcatcggagcaagtctttgacatttatcacatttttgcaCAAACTCCTTCACAACATTTTACATATCAATCCAGTAATAGCCGACTCTGGTTACCTTTCGAACATGTGATTTGGTGCCTTagtggtttccacaagtgccttcatgtcacgacccggatttcccaccctcgggagtcatgatggcgcctactaatgagagttaggcaagccaaaccttaaatacttgctacactttcattttttgcttctttttaaccaacacaagtcgataatatgataaaagcggaattttaaataaataagtggaactcaacaattatatatcttaaggctacgtctattacaacttttaaaacctcaaataccccaaaacctagtgtcacagactgtctaagagttactacatacaaggtctgaagaaatacaatacattATTTCTGAATaaaggaaatagagatagagggagacgctagggcttgcagacgcctgcaggtctatcttgggtctccgagtggactgaaggaagccctccaactactgtccgaaagctactcctggatctgcacatagtgcagagtgtagtattagcacaactgaccccatgtgctagtaagtgtctagcctaacctcggcgaagtagtgacgaggctaggaccggactacaaaataaacctgtgtagttcatatatatatatatatatacaacggaaaagaaatacagaaataaccagtcaatgtgggagggggaaacatgctgtggggagagataatagttccgaatagaaaggcatcaagtaaggaaagaaataacatatctagaatatcaacaaggaagtgGAAATCAACaattacacggcatcacccttcgtgcttttactctcagtctcaccaaagcagttatataaaaaaaatatgcacgacatcacccttcgtgcttttactctcgtcctcaccaacacaatcatataatcaaaatgtgCAAGGTATCACCcgtcatgcttttactctctttcctcaccatataatcaatagaatAGGCATGAAATTGTacgtcgtgcggcacgacatcacccttcatgctttacaccctttcctcacaataacaaacaattcacggcatcactcttcatgctttaacactcttactcacccaaacaacaatcacaaacaaaggggtaagggaataaacaaaataataatagaaatcccggcaagggaacacatttaaacaattaaaacccggcaagggaacaacatc
Proteins encoded in this region:
- the LOC107773141 gene encoding LOB domain-containing protein 1-like yields the protein MEPSDTTATTITSPISSRSDSPSSASPPNSPPPRQVVIVSPCAACKILRRRCAEKCVLAPYFPPNDPIKFTTAHRVFGASNIIKFLQELPEFQRADAVSSMVYEANARLRDPVYGCAGAICHLQKQVNELQVQLAKAQAEIVNMQCEQANLMALICMEMTQSPQASPQHYSLGHLTNITYGSSQSNMTFLDDNSFGSFSETLWT